One window from the genome of Corvus moneduloides isolate bCorMon1 chromosome 9, bCorMon1.pri, whole genome shotgun sequence encodes:
- the DEPDC1 gene encoding DEP domain-containing protein 1A isoform X4: MAGPGPGPYRATRLWNEVTRHFRAGMPLRRHRRRFRSHGGCFTAAEAADWLHQVLRSNSSFGPDVTRQQTVQLLRKFLKNHVIEDIKGRWGAENLEDNGALYRFPSTSPVKPLPSPPRENLENFSGDKGKPFKLPSSSRRALKKPEFLQSLENLTRPKPDVIQEKKEDTLQGREISQEYVQETWRNIILIHLQTILGLPSLEEVLQPAQIIPEFVMYNMSSTSKHGVVILQDKAEDLPHWVLSAMKCLAYWPRNNDMSQATYSGFERDVFRTVADYFHSLPEPLLTFEYYELFVNILVMCGYIPIPDLGSGKRSVQEEKCDPQPSKTLQLNSFKSTECLLLSLLLKEPDEKKKGEASRRFSSEELRAQKQHEKKRQQHQLPCQQGSAGNLMGGSCQNLAGFRNEQQPRGAFRTRCYSLERIGAAASSVCNKGGSASLRGGGVSTITGSGELLDEHEVTSVVELGWAGSGQTQSHGLRRVSAPSTRGEELWDGSHGSKRRSLSLLGRRSCRSCTAINRPIAEITVQPWGQGEASPSVHSRTEGCGSTVQKRLCRSSTELSERSVPPSPCVLAGTNLLQPHLERIAVEALQICCLLLPPPNRRKLQLLLRMMARISGNVDMPRLHDAMGTRSLLIQTFSRCVLRCAQEEDLDELLSTRLVSFLMDHQQEILQVPAYLQVAVRDHLEYLKMAQCKQEKEDICAILPTYSYCKQITPQEFEEQKVSTSQAAVAELLENIIKDKNLSVKDKKKKLKQVFSFSWNQCKLSWESPSKTG; this comes from the exons atggccgggccggggccggggccgtaCCGCGCCACGAGACTG TGGAACGAGGTCACCCGGCACTTCCGAGCGGGGATGCCCCTgcggcggcaccggcggcgCTTCCGCTCGCACGGCGGCTGCTTCACCGCCGCCGAGGCCGCGGACTGGCTCCACCAGGTGCTGAGGAGCAACAGCAGCTTCGGGCCCGACGTGACCAGGCAGCAAACGGTGCAGCTGCTGCGGAAATTCCTCAAAAACCACGTCATTGAGGATATCAAAGGCAGGTGGGGAGCTGAAAACCTGGAAGACAACGGTGCCCTGTACAG ATTTCCTTCAACATCTCCAGTTAAACCTCTACCAAGCCCACCAAGGGAGAACTTGGAAAACTTCTCTGGAGACaaaggaaaaccttttaaaCTGCCCAGTTCATCCAGGAGGGCTTTGAAAAAACCGGAGTTCCTGCAGTCTCTG GAAAACTTAACAAGACCAAAACCTGATGTAAtacaagaaaagaaggaagacacACTGCAAGGCAGGGAAATAAGCCAGGAATATGTGCAAGAAACATGGAGAAATATCATCCTGATACA TTTGCAAACCATTTTGGGGCTCCCCTCGTTGGAGGAGGTTCTGCAGCCGGCCCAGATCATTCCTGAGTTTGTCATGTACAACATGAGCAGCACCAGCAAACACGGGGTGGTGATTCTGCAGGACAAAGCAG AAGACCTCCCTCACTGGGTGTTGTCAGCCATGAAGTGCTTGGCCTACT GGCCCAGGAACAATGACATGAGCCAAGCCACCTACAGTGGGTTTGAGCGCGACGTGTTCAGAACAGTTGCTGATTATTTTCACAGTCTGCCTGAGCCATTGCTTACTTTTGAATACTATGAGCTCTTTGTTAATATCTTAG TTATGTGTGGCTACATCCCAATTCCAGATCTGGGCAGTGGAAAACGTTCTGTCCAAGAGGAGAAATGTGACCCCCAGCCTTCAAAAACTCTTCAGTTGAACTCTTTCAAGTCCACTGAGTGTCTTCTCCTAAGCCTGCTCCTCAAAGAGCCTgatgagaagaagaaaggtgAAGCTTCCAGGAGGTTTTCCTCAGAAGAGCTGAGAGcccaaaagcagcatgaaaagaAACGGCAGCAACACCAACTGCCATGTCAGCAAGGGAGTGCTGGGAACCTGATGGGAGGGAGCTGCCAGAATCTTGCAGGATTCAGGAATGAACAACAGCCACGTGGAGCATTTAGGACAAGGTGTTACTCCTTGGAAAGAATTGGAGCTGCTGCTTCGAGTGTGTGTAATAAAGGAGGATCTGCCTCCCTCCGGGGAGGTGGTGTGAGCACCATCACGGGAAGTGGAGAACTGCTGGATGAGCATGAAGTGACTTCTGtggtggagctgggctgggctggctcgGGCCAAACACAGAGCCATGGCCTCAGGAGAGTGTCTGCCCCATCCACCCGGGgtgaggagctgtgggatggcagCCACGGATCAAAGCGCCGCTCTCTGAgcctgctgggcaggaggagctgcaggagctgcactgccATCAACAGACCCATCGCTGAGATCACGGTGCAGCCctgggggcagggagaggccAGCCCCTCTGTGCACAGCAGGACTGAGGGCTGTGGCAGCACCGTCCAAAAGAgactctgcaggagcagcacagaacTGTCAGAACGCTctgtccccccctccccttgTGTGTTGGCTGGCACAA ATCTCCTGCAGCCTCACCTAGAAAGAATTGCAGTGGAAGCTCTGCAGATCTGCTGCTTGCTGCTTCCACCCCCGAACCgcaggaagctgcagctgctgctgcggATGATGGCCAGGATCAGTGGCAATGTTGATATGCCACGGCTGCACGATGCCATGGGCACCAGGTCCTTG CTGATCCAGACGTTTTCCCGCTGCGTGCTGCGCTGTGCACAGGAGGAAGACCTGGATGAGCTGCTTTCCACACGCTTGGTTTCCTTCCTGATGGACCATCAGCAGGAAATACTCCAAGTCCCAGCTTACCTGCAGGTTGCTGTGCGGGATCACCTTGAGTACCTGAAGATGGCTCAG tgcaaacaggaaaaagaagacatttgTGCCATCTTGCCAACATATTCCTACTGCAAACAAATCACTCCTCAGGAGTTTGAAGAACAAAAGGTCTCCACCTCGCAGGCTGCAGTGGCAGAGCTCTTGGAGAACATCATCAAGGATAAAAACCTCTCTGtgaaggacaaaaagaaaaagttaaaacag gtattttcattttcatggaaTCAGTGTAAGCTTTCCTGGGAGAGCCCTTCCAAAACAGGCTGA